The sequence cgacgtcacaaagttaaaagtatcttcattgtcttcaaactgcatcatgcttcacaacaaataatattaaacatatatatatgaagCCAACTTTCCAAGAAGTAACAACTCTCTACCTTGTGGGACATTCATAAGCAGCATCTGTCCATTATGATTTTGATATCacataatttatagatatattccagcctaaaaacattttcatgttaataactttaataaaaattgaaaaaaaaaagtaaggataTCTGCGAGAACAAGACTTACCCTTGACGCGTGTACATCCCTTCTGTACAAAGGATTCTTTCACAGCGTATGTCGTCGTAGCCCGTCCCACCGACCGGAACCACGCCGTACTCCCCGACGCAGTATCCTGAAACGATAAATTTATTCATGACTGACAGCCAAGTGATGATTGATTCATTGAAGAGATTATGACTAAGAGTAACAATGACATTTGATCATAAAAAAACAACCCTTTTACTATCATCAAAGGAGTCAAATTCAACCTTTAAAGAATACATCAAAGGGACAATGATGTCCAATaatcaaaaagtgaaataatcATGAAAAGTAATAGCGATTAACCGAGGAGAGTGATCTTTCCGAAACTGTTCTTCACTAAAGATGTTATCCTTctccctctcccccccccctccagaaTAGTTTGTGGACCATCGGAAAAGACGTGAATGCCAAGAATGCGcaactttttaatttcagaatcctGCGCATGATCGTTGCGTGTTTCTGATATAGTAAAAAAGCGGCATCTGTGTATTAACTGCATcgctttcgaaaaaaaaaaaaaaaatggatctttCACGAACGATCGATCTATCATTCATTTAACTTTCTTATTGAATTTAGAGTGGGATTTTTGGCGGGATAAGCCTCATGACAACGATGAATCGCCAAAGTTCGAAGCCAATTCGCTCTTTCATAACTAAAATTTGACTATGCGTGCCAACATCGTACTGTTTGCACTAAAGTTTGCCTACAGTGTACTTACCCTATTATGTGTCACcataatatttattcatcatcTTTAAGTGTATTGCCACCACGGTATCTGTTTATGTATATGACACCTATAcacaatttatatacaataatatatagaCACCTATATACAATCATTTTTGCATCATATCATCATAAATGTTTCATACCTATTTTTGGCATCATATACAATATACTTTCGATATTTctcaaatggaaaattaaaaaggCTTCTCTTACCATCGGACGTATCTGTGTAACCTCTTGCCTCATATGCCTCCGACCGGAGGCTCAACAACACCAGGGAGAAGACAACCGCGAAAAGGCCACTGGCTCTCATAGTTATTCCCAAATGGACTCCACCTGTAGCTCCTAAGCCTATATAGGGCTTTGATGTTTAATCAGGAGGTTGTCATCATCGACGACGAACGAGAACCATCATTTAAGCATCATTACAAATTGAAGGcaaaaggttctttttttttttttttttttcttatcatgttgcaagatttgtattttaatgacAGCTGAAGCATTTAAAACATTTCGCTTATTTCCATTAATGTAATATCATCAGTAAACAGCTGTTCAGATACGGACAGATTGAAACatgagaaaatttgatttttagagaaataatgataatggctaaaaagaataagaacattgtattaatgtactaaaaagctatttatttattaaaatttttttttagtttttagcttttaatttgcaaataaaaatttgtaaacaatttgtaaaaaataaaaattttcaaataaaaatgtgtaaacaatttgtaaaaaataaaaattttcaaataaaaatttgtaaaaaatgcaagccccgaaaataaaaaaaaacacattttaacactatttttaaaaatactagctAAATAACGCtttataatgtgaaaatattctGTCAGTATTTTTAGTTTCAACATACCTActataataattatcaattattatttaaaatatataatattattttcaaactcgCAACCAAGTAAGTGGTTCCTCAAACTtgcaatattctgaaatttacaaTTAGATGGTGAttcagatataaaagaaaattaaatttaaatgaatttgtagtgtTAATGATAACTGAGATTTGTAAATcttaaaagaagatttttaaagtatcgtagtaaattaaaatattgttatgaatacaCAAATTAGGTACATTTCAGGACTCTAGAgcatcatgaaaataataaaatattgacaatAATATGCCacctttataaattaattgtatcaAAGACCTCGTCAGAATTCATGCTTTCATTTTCAACCTTACTACTTATAGACAGTGATGGTATTATGGTATTCTAATCGTCAAATAATTTGATCTCATATTACCTTGAAGCTGGTTAGGTGTAAACCCCCTGAAGGAACTAACATACGGAGATTACATTTCTGATGAATTTATTCCAGAACATGTTATTTATCGCACAGGAGTTTCGTTTTTCAAAACGACTCCATTTCAACTTTTTTCGTGTTCTCAAACTGTCACATTCGATGAATTGCATGCAGCAATTGGGATAGTGTCCGGGCTTCTTAGCAAGTTTGCATTGATCCGGCAAACCATCTCCATTCGCTGAACCACACCTACAAGGAAAATTGCCCTcgtttgttatatatatatatatatatatatatatatatataaaccgcTAACGCATGTGGCATAAAactctctttttatttattgtcaattGGCAACATTCAGATATAAACAAGCCCATTTCAGAATGCTCCATCGaatgtttttacagctgcatACAATGCAGCGCTTCACAAAACTGATTAATGATCGAAATATTAGAAATGTCCTGGGGATGAATCGTCGTATCACCGAAATCAGAGGAAAGTACataaaagatacataaaaatacaCAAAAGGCAGCAATAAATGGGCTTTATCGGGTGCAAAACCATCGCCCTGGTAATTTCTATAACTTGCCTACGGAAAcggttcttaatttttaaaataattatcttgtaaatatgatcttattattatttaaagctaaaaaagtAGGTTTCTTTTGATATCCTTTTACTACAATTTTTCCTTCACATTAATAATACTTTTGATTCTGTTTGATATACTATTTGCAACAATGTTCGTAAACTTCGCAATAATCTTCAAACTCATCAaccaaaacattcaatcgcatgTTTTTTGCCAACCCTTGACTCCGCAATAGGACTTTCTgttctgcttttatttcgtaatatatacgcttttaaatttggaaaagttcatttAATTGAATTCTCGTTTTTCAGTCGTGTCAAATACCAAggtgaaatgttattttaaatacatttcatgaaACATTTAACATTCTAAAAGGGCAATAATCTTAACGAACAAACTGGTCTTCAAAGGCtgctagtatttttaaatagtttcactTCATTTcagcattgtaaaaaataattaaaaggaaagatTTCACATAAGCTTGAAAGCATCGATTTCTTGTAAAAGGAAAATGTGCAgtcagattaaaaagaaattttgaatcagaTCTGGGAGTTGACTTTCTCCTTTTGGTCAGTTTTCTTTCGAGTGGGATGGAGTGACACATCTGACATTGATGTTCGCTTAATCCCCATTTTCTACTCACTGACCATAGAGCAGCGATCCTCTGGATTTACGAATGtgaaatttcaaggaaattttaGAGACACAGTTTGTCTTTTCATGTCtccgtttagttatattaacctctcattttaaagcaactcGAAGTTTGTTATGGGAATAACCACATCATTTTTCGAcctcgtggtcagatgacgaggatgatacctgAGTTTATACTtcatctccaaacttccacacacagcgggaggacatttagcCCCGATTAATTTGGCGTGCACCAGACACGATTTCGCGGcgattcttcggtgaaatcgggctTTGAACTTGAAATCCTCTGGTTCAGAAGCCAagaccttacaaccaggccaccACTGGTACTCTTCACGTTTCTAAGTAACATGATTGGACTCATTCCCTGGCATTTTCAGAACGCAAGGTGGCTTTTCACAAAACCGACTGTGGAATGCATGAGAATTTGCAAATCAATCATAGGATCACAATGTTAAATTTGAGTTTAACTTTTTCTCTGTTTGCTTGATTCAAGTTTTTAGTACACACGGTACTGTTTTAGCCGTTTTATATTTCTCAAAGCGCGATTGTAATTTATGTTTTTGTGAACCTTCTTTGATGACGAGGCTCTCCAGGAGCCTTGAAAGCTGTGATGGCactggatatttttttctttttcttttgcagtattaacagataaatttaattttctgctttcACTCAGTTTACCAGGGCCATGTTCTTGAAACttgcttaaattaaaatctaatttcttcaaatttcacagtattctttataacatttttccccttttttttaatgttttcaaattcgtTTATGGATTAGCATCTGCTTAGTAAAATTATCATTAGTGTGCTTGCAAGTCAACAGATTATCTTTTAACGTAACATTTAGATTctatggaaaaattattataaattctcagttttgtttaaaattactttaaaattcaaattttaaattttatatttaattct comes from Argiope bruennichi chromosome 2, qqArgBrue1.1, whole genome shotgun sequence and encodes:
- the LOC129956649 gene encoding toxin-like protein 14 yields the protein MRASGLFAVVFSLVLLSLRSEAYEARGYTDTSDGYCVGEYGVVPVGGTGYDDIRCERILCTEGMYTRQGCGVVAVKDLPSNCELVSRPGHYPNCCKQFVECEDDDSSEEE